The window GCATCGTGATCCTGGTCGACGAAGAAGACCGCGAAAACGAAGGCGACTTGGTGTTGGCGTCTGACCATGTCACGCCCGAAGCCATCAATTTCATGGCCCGATTTGGCCGGGGCCTGATTTGCCTGACACTCACCCGTGAACGCTGCGAATTCTTGAAGCTGCCGCCCATGGCCGCCCGCAACGGCACCGTCTACAGCACGGCGTTTACCGTGTCGATTGAAGCCGCCGAAGGCGTGACCACCGGCATTTCTGCCGCTGACCGCGCCCGCACGGTACAAGTGGCCGTCGCCAAAGCCAGCCAGCCCACCGATTTGGTGCAACCCGGCCACATCTTCCCGCTGCAAGCGGTCGACGGCGGCGTGCTCATGCGCGCGGGCCACACCGAAGCCGGTTGCGACCTGGCCGCCATGGCCGGTTGCAGCCCTTCGTCGGTGATCTGCGAGATCATGAAAGACGACGGCACCATGGCCCGCCTGCCCGACTTGCAACTGTTTGCAGCAGAGCACGGCCTGAAAATCGGCACCATTGCCGACCTGATCGAATACCGCAGCCGCAACGAATCGCTCGTCGAGCGCATTGGCAGCCGCAGCCTGCAAACCGCCCACGGCGAATTCACCGCCCACGCTTTTCGCGACCAGCCCAGCCAAACCGTGCACCTGGCCCTGGTCAAAGGCCAATGGTCGGCCGACTCAGAGGTTGCGGTGCGCGTGCACGAGCCGCTGTCGGTACTCGACGCGCTGGAAGTCAACCGCGCCATGCACTCCTGGAGCCTGGACGCGAGCCTGAGCTACATCAACGCCCAAGGCTGTGGCGTGGCCGTGCTGCTCAACTGCGGCGAATCGGCCGACCAGTTGCTGGCCCAGTTTGAAGGCCGCGCCCGCTCGGCCCAGGCGCCCGAGCGCGGCAAGATGGACCTGCGCACCTACGGCGTGGGCGCACAAATTTTGCGCGAATGCGGCGTGCACAAAATGCGCCTCATGGGCCAGCCGCGCCGCATGCCCAGCATGACCGGCTACGGCCTCGAAATCACCGCTTACATCCCCAAGGAATAAACATGCAAGGCGCCAACCAAGGCCAGGCCGAAGAACTCGACGGCCAATTTCTGCACATCGGCATCGTGCAAGCCCGCTTCAACGAAGACATCACCAACGCCCTGGCCAAAGCCTGCATCGAAGAACTCGAAGCCTTGGGTGTGACCAGCATCGACCACGTCATGGTGCCCGGCGCTTTGGAAGTGCCTGTGGCCCTGCAGGCCATGGCCGAGCGGGCCGAATACGACGCATTGATTGCGCTGGGCTGCATCATCCGCGGCGAAACTTACCACTTTGAGCTGGTGGCCAACGAATCCGGCGCAGGTGTAAGCCGCGTGGCGCTGGACTACAACCTGCCCATCGCCAACGCGATCTTGACCACCGAAAACCTGGAACAAGCCATCGCCCGCCAAACCGACAAAGGCCGCGACGCAGCCCGCGTGGCGGTCGAGATGGCCTGCATCATGGACGACCTGTCGGCCGACATGGCCGAGCTGGCCGATGATTTTGACGACGAAGAGACCACCCGATGACCGAAGCCACATCCACACCGGTCACCACAGACGCAGGCCAAAAGCCTGCCGCTGGCACCCGCAAATCCTCGGCCAAACCCGCCCGCAGCCGCTCGCGTGAGTTTGCTTTGCAGGCGCTTTATCAGCACCTGGTGGGCCGCAACGAAGCGGCTGACATCGACGTCTTTACCCGCGACCTCTCAGGCTTTCACAAAGCCGACTCGGCCCACTACGACGCCCTGCTTTACGGCTGCGTCGAGCAAGCCCAAGCGCTGGACGCCCTGATCGCCCCCAAGTTGGACCGCAGCTTTGCCGAAATCTCACCCGTTGAGCGGGCCATCATGTGGATTGGCGTGTATGAAATGCAGCACTGCCTCGATGTGCCTTGGCGCGTCGTGCTCAACGAGTGCATCGAGCTGGCCAAAGACTTTGGCGGCACAGACGGCCACAAATACGTGAACGCCGTGCTGAACGGCTTGGCGCCCGAACTGCGCAGCGCTGAAGTGCAAGCCGACCGCCAATCCGGTCGCGCCAAATAAGCCAGACAACCATGCGCATCTCCGAGCGTGCCGAACGCATTGAACCGTTTTATGTGATGGAGGTGGCCAAAGCCGCCTCGCAAAAAGCCCGCGAAGTTGCGCACACCGACCGGCCCGTGGTGTTCCTGAACATTGGCGAGCCCGACTTCACCGCCCCGCCCCGCGTGCAAGCTGCAGCTCAAGCAGTTGTCGCATCTGGACAAACCCAATACACCCCCGCTTTGGGCCTGGACGCCCTGCGACAGGCCATCAGCGGCTGGTACACGCAGCGCTTTGGCTTGCAGGTGCCCGCCAGCCGCATCGTGGTCACCGCGGGTGCGTCGGCCGCTTTGCAATTGGCCTGCCTGGCGCTGATTGACCGGGGCGATGAAATCCTCATGCCCGACCCCAGCTACCCCTGCAACCGCCACTTTGTGAGCGCAGCAGAAGGCACCGCGGTCTTGTTGCCCACCACAGCCGAAGAGCGCTTTCAACTCAGCGCCGCCAAAGTGGCCTCTGCTTGGGGGCCCCAAACCCGTGGCGTTTTGCTGGCCTCGCCCTCTAACCCCACCGGCACCTCGATTGACCCGACAGAGCTGGCCCGCATCATCGATGTGGTGCGCAGCCACGGCGGCATCACCCTGATCGACGAGATTTACCTGGGCCTGAGCCACGACGACCAGTTCGGTCAAAGCGCCCTGACCTTGGGCGACGACGTCATCAGCATCAACAGCTTCAGCAAATACTTCAACATGACCGGCTGGCGCTTGGGCTGGCTGGTGGTGCCCGAGCAGCTCACGCCCGTGCTGGAGCGCCTGGCGCAAAACCTCTTCATTTGCGCGAGCAGCGTGGCCCAGCATGCGGCCCTGGCCTGCTTTGAGCCCGAGAGCCTGGCCGAATACGAACGCCGCCGTGCCGAGTTCAAAGCGCGGCGCGACTACTTCATCCCCGCCCTGAACGACTTGGGCCTGACCGTCCCCGTAGCCCCCGATGGCGCGTTTTACGCCTGGGCTGACTGCACGGCGGCTTGCCAAAAGCTGGGCCTCAAAGACAGCTGGGACTTCGCCTTTGCCGCGCTGGAAAACGCCCATGTGGCCATCACGCCGGGGCGCGACTTTGGCACCGACCAAACCGCCCGCTTTGTGCGTTTTTCCACCGCCAACTCGATGGCTGAGTTGCAAACCGCCATCGCCCGCCTCAAAGCCTGGTTGCAGCCATGAACAGCAGCAACAAGCCCAGCATTTTTGAACACCCGATCCGCATCTATTGGGAAGACACCGACGCGGGCGGCATCGTGTTTTATGCCAACTACCTCAAATTTTTTGAGCGTGCACGCACCGAATGGTTGCGTGCTTTGGGCTTTGGGCAACAGGTGTTGCGTGACGAGTCGGGCGGCATGTTTGTCGTGTCCGAGACAGCCGTCAAATACCACTCGCCCGCCCGGCTGGACGACACGCTGATCGTGACGGCCGAACTGCAACACGGCGGCAAAGCCAGCCTGACCATTGCCCAGCGCGCCTATTTGCGCGCCGAGGGCCAAACCGACCGACTTTTGGCCGAAGGCACCATACGCCTGGGCTGGGTCGACAGCCACACCTTGAAACCTGGCCGCATCCCGGCCCCTGTTCTGGAAGCCCTCAAATGAACCAAGACATGTCCATCGTCTCGCTGCTGCTGGAAGCCAGCTTTGTCGTACAACTGGTGGTGCTGACTTTGCTGGGCATCTCGGTGTCCAGTTGGGCCGCCATCGTGCGCAAGATCATGGCCATCAAGCGCATCAAAAGCCTCAACGAAGAGTTTGAGCGTGTCTTTTGGTCAGGCACCAGCCTGAACGAGCTGTTCAACGCGGCCAGCCAAAACGCCAAGTTGTCCGGCCCGATGGAACGCATTTTCGCCAGTGGTATGCGCGAATACCAAAAACTGCGTGAACGCCGCATCAGTGACCCCGGCACCTTGCTCGACGGCGCACGCCGCGCCATGCGGGCCAGCTTCCAGCGCGAAATGGATGTCGCCGAATCCCAGCTGGCCTTCCTGGCATCGGTGGGCTCCATCTCGCCCTATGTGGGCCTGTTTGGCACGGTTTGGGGCATCATGCACGCCTTCACCGGCCTGGCCAGCTTGCAGCAAGTGACCTTGGCGGTCGTGGCACCGGGCATTGCCGAAGCGCTGGTGGCCACGGCCATTGGCTTGTTTGCCGCCATCCCTGCCGTGCTCGGCTACAACCGCTTCTCACACGACGTGGACCGCATCGCCATCAAGCTCGAAACCTTCATCGAAGAGTTCTCCAACATCCTGCAACGCAGCCTGGGCTCGGCTGGTACCAGCGGCTCGGCCTCTGGCCATTGAAGGAGAGCGCCATGCCTGCTGTTTCATCCCGCGGCCGTGGACGCCGCACCATCGCCGAAATCAACATGGTGCCCTTCATCGACGTGATGCTGGTGCTGCTCATCATCTTCATGGTCACGGCCCCCATGATCACCCCCAGCATGGTAGACCTGCCCAGTGTGGGCAAAGCTGCCAAACAACCCGATCAAGTGGTACAGGTGGTGATTCAGAAAGACGAACGTTTGGAACTGGTGAGCAATGGCAAGACCGACAGCGCCACATTGGCCAGCGTAGCGCCCAGCGTCAAACGCCTGGTGGGCGACAGCGAGAACACGGCCGTGGTCATCAGCGCAGACCGCACCGTCAAATACGAAACCGTGGTCCAGGTCATGGACAGCCTGCAGCGTGCGGGTATCTCCCGTGTGGGCCTGTCGGTGCAACTGGCCCCCTGAAAGACCTTGACGTGAGCGCATTGCCTGCCCCGCACCTGGAGTTCGCCCCGCCCCCCCGCCGGGCATGGGTCGCGCCTGGGCGGTCGCCGGTGCTGCGCACCTGGTGTTGTTTCTGGCGCTAGGCCTGGCCACCGCATGGAAAACGCAACCTCAAACCCTGCAAGCCGAAGCCGAATTGTGGTCGGCCGTGCCTCAAGCGGCTGCGCCTCGCCTGCAAGAGCCCCCTCCCCCGCCTCCCGAACCGGAACCGGAACCCGAGCCCCGCCGCGAGCCCCCAGCCAAGCCCTCTAAACCCGCTCCGGAACCAGCGCCTGACAACAGCCTTCGCGACGCCCAAATTGCGCTCGAAAAGAAAAAACAGGAAGAGCTGAAAAAGAAAGAAGCCGCCGAGCGCCAGCGCAAAGCCCAGGAAAAGAAGAAAAAAGAGGCCGAAGAAAAAGCCGCCAAGGACAAGGCTGAAAAGGAAAAGGCCGCCAAAGAAAAAGCCCTCAAAGAGAAAGCGGAACAAGACAAAAAAGAGCAAGACAAGAAGAAAGCCGCCGAAAAAGCCAAGGCCGACGAGAAAAAACGCCAGCAGGAGCAAGCCCAAAAAGCCAAACAAGACAAGGCCGATGAAGCTCGGGCGGAGGCTCTGCGCCAAGAAAATCTTCAACGCATGCAAGGCATGGCGGGTGCATCGGGCGGACCCAACGCCACAGGCACCGCCCTCAAATCCTCGGGCCCATCGGCCAGTTATGCCGGCCGCTTGGTGGGCCGCATCAAACCCAACATCACCTACCCAGGTGATGTTGTGGGCAACCCGCGTGCCGAGGTGGAAGTGCGTGTGGCCCCCGATGGCACCATCACCAGCCGCCGAATCGTACAGTCCAGCGGCAACAAGGCCTGGGACGATGCCGTGCTGCGGGCCATCGACAAAACCGAAATCCTGCCCAAAGACACCGATGGCCGGGTGCCACCTTTGATCGTCTTGGGTTTCCGACCCTCCGATTGACCGCCAGATCACGCGTGCGCCTTCGCCCAAAAAGATTGCCTCCAGGCATTTCCGGGTGAACCCCTCCCAAGACACCCGCCGTGGAGGGGTGTCAAGCTTGGGCGCGATCTGCCGATACCAACAAGGTGTCATTTCCTTTTCAGGCCCGACAACAGGGCTGATCCACAGCGTTCCAGGACTAACAACATGCTGAAAATTGCGGGTATATGCTTGGCCACCACCGGGCTCGTTCTGTTTTCAAGCCCCACATGGGCCCAAGGCAGTCCTGCCAAAGGTTGTTTTGTTGCCCATTTCAAATCCCTGGCCTTGAAAACCCACAACCCACAACAGCGTGCCGAATTGGCCGAAAAGTGGCTGAAACAAAACACGCCCAGTTGTACCCAAGTGCAACTGTCTTCGATGCAAGCCAACAGCCCCAATTGGCTGGGCACCGCTTTGACCCATGACATCTCATCCATCCTGGAAGGTGCGATTGAAGCCAGCATTGCGGGCAACCCTGAGTTGATGGGGCGTCTTTACGAATCGGTTGGCAAAGAAGGCCAAAGCGGCAGCGTCACGATGACCGACCCCGTGGCCAGAGCCCCCGTGGTTCAGCCCATGGTCAACAATGGCGTGATCGCAGGCAGCGCGAACTACGGCACGATGTCGGGCAACACCAACGTGAACCCAACCACGAACAACCTGAGCAACACCAACAGCAACTCCAATACCGCGGCCAGCAGCACCGTCAACGATTCTCCCAACACGACGGTCGTTCAGGGCGCAGCCGCCACCGCGGCTGCTACTGGCAGACCTTCGGCGCCGCGCTGAGTGCCAAAGCCCACGCGGGTCACAACCTGGCCCTGATCCCCATCCCTGCCGTGGTCTGAGCACAAGCGAGGGCGGTCAAAGACAGAGCGCCGCCTCAGTCGTAAACAATCTGCGCCAGGCCTTGATCGGCCTGCGCCATCCAACTGGCCAAGGCGGCGTCGGTCGGGAAGAATTTGGCGGTATCGCCCAGCGCCAGCTCGGCGCGGGCGGCCAGTTGGTCCTTGCTGCGCTCCAGCACCAAGCGCACAGGCAGCCCGCGTACCAAGTCACCGTGCTCGGTCTGCTCGCGTTGCGCGGGGAACTCTTTGACGATGCGGGCGATGTCTGGCGCACGGCCATTCACCGCGACACGCAGGTACTTGCCGAAGCGGCAACGGGCCGCAGCCAGGTCCATGATCTGCTCGATCTTGAGACGGAAACCGCCTGAAAAACGGTCGGCCTGCATCTTGGCCGTGACGATGATGAGCTCGTCGTCTTTGAGCAAATGTTTGGCCGAATTGATCAGCGCTTCGTCGGCCGTGGCTTCCAACATGCCCGATTTGTCGTCCAACTTGAAAATGGCCACCTTGCCCCGCTGGCCGTTGATGATGCGCAAGTCGCTCACGATGCCCGCCAAGACCATGGACTCGCGGCTGTCGATCAGGTCGTCGATTTTGCGGCGGGCAAACTGGCGCACTTCCCGCTCGACCGCGTCGAACAAATGCCCGGACAGGAAAAATCCCACTGCGGTTTTCTCGAGCAGCAAGCGCTCTTTGATGCCCCAGGGCATGACCTCGACCAACTCGGGCTCTTGGGTGCTCGAGCCGTGGGAGTCGTCGCCCAGCATGTCGAACAAACCCCCTTGGTTGACGTTGGCGGTGGTGGCCGCAGAAAACTCAAACGCCCGGTCGATGCTGGCCGACAAAGCGGCGCGGTTCATGTGCAAGGAGTCAAAAGCCCCGGCCTTGATGAGCGCGTCCACCGTGCGTTTGTTGATTCGGGTGCGGTCCACTCGCACGGCGAAATCAAACAGGCTGGTGAAGGGTCCGCCCTGTTCGCGGGCCGCCACGATGGCATCAATGGCCTGCTGACCCGTGCCCTTGATGGCGCCCAGACCATAACGAATGATCTTGTCGGTCACTGGCTCAAAGCGGTGTGTACCCCGGTTCACGTCGGGCGGGTCAAAGCGGATGCCGAATTTGAGCGCGTCTTCGTGCAGCACCTTGAGCTTGTCGGTGTCGTCCATTTCCACCGTCATGTTGGCGCAGAAGAACTCGGCGGTGTAGTGCACCTTGAGCCAACCCGTGTGGTAGGCCAGCAGCGAGTAAGCGGCGGCGTGTGACTTGTTGAAGCCATAGCCCGCAAATTTTTCCATCAGGTCAAAGACCTCGTCGGCCTTGTCCTGCGGGATGTTGTGTGTGGCCAAAGCGCCCGCGCGGAATTTTTCGCGGTGCTCAGCCATTTCTTCGGCTTTTTTCTTGCCCATGGCGCGGCGCAGCAAGTCGGCGCCGCCCAGCGAGTAACCGCCCAGAATCTGCGCGGTCTGCATCACCTGCTCTTGGTAAACCATGATGCCGTAGGTTTCGCTCAGCATCTGCGCCACCGCCGGGTGCGGGTACTCCACCGGCTCGCGTCCGTGCTTGCGGGCCACAAAGCTGGGGATCAGATCCATGGGGCCCGGACGGTACAAGGCGTTGAGCGCAATCAGATCTTCAAGGCGGCTGGGCCGCGCATCGCGCAGCATGCCTTGCATGCCGCGGCTTTCAAACTGGAACACGGCCTCGGTTTTACCGTCCGAGAACAATTTATAAGTTGGCGCGTCGTCGAGCGGGATGTTTTCAAAGGCGAAGTTTTCCTGGCCTTTGTGGCGCTTGATGATGAACTCGCGGGCGATCTCCAAAATGGTGAGTGTGGCCAAGCCCAAGAAGTCGAACTTCACCAAACCGGCCGCTTCCACGTCGTCCTTGTCGTACTGGCTCACCGCCGATTCGCTGCCGGGCTGCTGGTAGAGCGGGCAAAAGTCGGTGAGCTTGCCCGGCGCGATCAGCACACCCCCAGCGTGCATGCCCACGTTGCGGGTCATGCCTTCCAGTTTTTGCGCCAACTCGATCAGCGTCTTCACATCCTCTTCGCGCTCGATGCGTTCGGCCAAAATGGGCTCCATGGCGATCGCGTAGTTGTTTTTATCGCCTTCTTTGGGCGTAGCAGGCGGATACTGCAGCGTGACCGACATGCCAGGCTTATTGGGAATGAGCTTGCTGATGCCGTCGCAAAAGGTGTAGCTCATGTCAAGCACACGGCCCACATCGCGAATGGCCGCACGCGCGGCCATGGTGCCAAAGGTCACGATCTGACTGACCGCTTCGCGCCCGTATTTTTGCTTCACATACTCGATCACACGATCGCGGTTGGTCTGGCAAAAATCGATGTCGAAGTCGGGCATCGACACCCGCTCGGGGTTCAAAAAACGCTCGAACAGCAAGTTGTATTGCAAGGGGTCCAGGTCGGTGATCTTGAGGGCGTAGGCCACGAGCGAGCCCGCACCCGAACCCCGGCCAGGCCCCACCGGGCAGCCATTGTTCTTGGCCCATTGGATGAAGTCGCCCACGATGAGGAAGTAACCCGGAAAGCCCATCTTCAAGATGGTGTTCAACTCGAACTCCAGCCGGTCCACATAGCGTTGGCGTTCGGCCTCGCGCTTGGCCGCATCGGGGTACAGGTGGACCAAACGCTCTTTCAGGCCTTCGTGCGAGACATGGCGGAAATACTCGTCCACCGACATGACCACACCAGCAACCGGTGGAATCGGGAAATTGGGCAGCTGCGGCTTGCCCAGGACCAAGGTCAGGTTGCAGCGCTTGGCGATTTCCAAGGTGTTGGCAATGGCACTGGGCACATCGGCGAACAAGGCGGACATTTGCGCCGCCGATTTGAAATACTGCTCCCGGGTGAAGCGCCGCACCCGTCGCGGGTTGGCCAAAATTTCGCCTTCGGACACACAGACCCGGGCCTCATGCGCCTCGTAATCTTCAGGGCTGTGAAATTGCACCGGGTGGGTGGCCACCACCGGCAAACCCAAACGAGCGGCCAGCGCCACGGCGCCCGCCACCTGTGGCTCGTCTTCAGGACGACCCGCGCGTTGCAACTCCAGATAAAAACGGTGTGGAAAGATCGAACCCAACTGCAGCGCCACGTCGGCGGCCTTGTCGGTATCGCCTTGCACGATGGCCTGGCCCACAGGACCGGCTTGCGCACCCGAGAGCAAAATCAAACCATCAGACAGTTCCTTGAGCCAGGCCAGCTTGACCACGGCCACGCCCTTGACGATGTTTTGCGTCCAGGCACGGGCCAGCAGCTCGCACAGGTTCAGGTACCCGGTGTGGTTTTGCACCAAGAGCACCACCCGGCTGGTGACCCCAACGTCGCCCCCCAGGCCTTCGAGGTGGATTTCGGCCCCAATGATCGGCTTGACCCCTTTGCCACGACCTTCCTTGTAGAACTTGACGGTGCCAAACAGGTTGCTCAGGTCGGTGATGGCCAGCGCAGGCTGGGCGTCCTTGGCCGCGATCTTGACCACATCGTCGATGCGGCAAGTGGCGTCAACGACGGAAAATTCGGTGTGAAGGCGCAGGTGAACAAACATAGCCTGCCATTGTAGAAGGTGGCCCTGCGGCAAAAGGTGTGCGTTTCAGTCGCGCAAGACCTGCAGCACCTCAGATCTGAATTCGCGCCCATAAAGAATCAACACCACCAAGGCGGTGGCCAAGACCAGCGCCAGCGGTGAAAAAAACCAGGCCATGGCCGCAAAAGAAAAGTAATAGGCCCGCAAACCATCGTTGAAAGTCTCGGCGGCGGCACTGACCAAATTGCCCGCCCGCTGGGCGTAGTGTTGGCGATCTGACTCACCACTGGCAAAAGATTCTGGCGGCGGCATGCCACCAATGATCAGGGCGACAAATGTGTATTGCCGCATCGACCAAGAAAACCGGAAAAAGGCGTACACAAAAATGCCCACCAGCACCAAAATTTTCAGCTCAAACACCAACAAGGGTGTGGGCTGGGCAAAGGGAATTTCGCCCACCAACTCGGCTGCTTTGTTGGTGGTGCCCAGCAAAGCAAACAGACCACCGATGATGATGATGCTGGTTGATGAAAAAAACGCCGGGGTTTGAGAGAGGTTCTGGGTGATCAGGCCATCGAGCATGCGCGGATCTCGCGCCGTGGTTTGAAGCATCCACTTCTGACGGTACTGGTTGGTGGTGGCGATCAGACTTTGGTCGCGCTTGCCGCGAATGCGGGCAAACCATGCGTAACCCACCCACAAAGCAAAAAAAGAAAACAGTGCCAGCCAATCGGCCCAGGGCAGCATGGAGATGATTTTCATGTCGCCATCCTAGCAAGTGAGGAGGGCTATCGGTCACCCCATGACCGTTTCCCATTAAAAAAGCCGGTGCGATCGCCATCGCACCGGCTTTTTCAGTCTCACAGAAGCCGATCAGCCGCGCAGCTTGGCTGCCACAGCAGCAACACGCTCGCCGTAGGCTTTGGCGGTGTCCAAATCGCCCTGGGGGATGTCTTCGGCGGGGCTGGTCGGGCCCACTTGCGCCATCACGCCGGAGTTGGAGCCGATGCGGTTGATGGTGCCATCGTTCATGGCGGGCTGACCCACCCAAATCATGCCTTGCTGCTGGGACAAGGTGATGAAGTACTGGATGGTCGACAGTTTGTCGCCGCTGGGGCTGGCCGAGATGGTGAAGCCGCCAGCCACTTTGTCTTTCCAAGCGCTGGTGAACCAACGCTTGGAGGTGGCGTCTGCAAATTTTTTGAACTGCCACGAAGCCATGCCCATGTAAGTGGGCGAACCGA is drawn from Limnohabitans sp. 63ED37-2 and contains these coding sequences:
- the ribBA gene encoding bifunctional 3,4-dihydroxy-2-butanone-4-phosphate synthase/GTP cyclohydrolase II — translated: MNAPAQLTPVAISPVEDIVAEMKAGRIVILVDEEDRENEGDLVLASDHVTPEAINFMARFGRGLICLTLTRERCEFLKLPPMAARNGTVYSTAFTVSIEAAEGVTTGISAADRARTVQVAVAKASQPTDLVQPGHIFPLQAVDGGVLMRAGHTEAGCDLAAMAGCSPSSVICEIMKDDGTMARLPDLQLFAAEHGLKIGTIADLIEYRSRNESLVERIGSRSLQTAHGEFTAHAFRDQPSQTVHLALVKGQWSADSEVAVRVHEPLSVLDALEVNRAMHSWSLDASLSYINAQGCGVAVLLNCGESADQLLAQFEGRARSAQAPERGKMDLRTYGVGAQILRECGVHKMRLMGQPRRMPSMTGYGLEITAYIPKE
- the ribH gene encoding 6,7-dimethyl-8-ribityllumazine synthase — encoded protein: MQGANQGQAEELDGQFLHIGIVQARFNEDITNALAKACIEELEALGVTSIDHVMVPGALEVPVALQAMAERAEYDALIALGCIIRGETYHFELVANESGAGVSRVALDYNLPIANAILTTENLEQAIARQTDKGRDAARVAVEMACIMDDLSADMAELADDFDDEETTR
- the nusB gene encoding transcription antitermination factor NusB; protein product: MTEATSTPVTTDAGQKPAAGTRKSSAKPARSRSREFALQALYQHLVGRNEAADIDVFTRDLSGFHKADSAHYDALLYGCVEQAQALDALIAPKLDRSFAEISPVERAIMWIGVYEMQHCLDVPWRVVLNECIELAKDFGGTDGHKYVNAVLNGLAPELRSAEVQADRQSGRAK
- a CDS encoding pyridoxal phosphate-dependent aminotransferase, which codes for MRISERAERIEPFYVMEVAKAASQKAREVAHTDRPVVFLNIGEPDFTAPPRVQAAAQAVVASGQTQYTPALGLDALRQAISGWYTQRFGLQVPASRIVVTAGASAALQLACLALIDRGDEILMPDPSYPCNRHFVSAAEGTAVLLPTTAEERFQLSAAKVASAWGPQTRGVLLASPSNPTGTSIDPTELARIIDVVRSHGGITLIDEIYLGLSHDDQFGQSALTLGDDVISINSFSKYFNMTGWRLGWLVVPEQLTPVLERLAQNLFICASSVAQHAALACFEPESLAEYERRRAEFKARRDYFIPALNDLGLTVPVAPDGAFYAWADCTAACQKLGLKDSWDFAFAALENAHVAITPGRDFGTDQTARFVRFSTANSMAELQTAIARLKAWLQP
- the ybgC gene encoding tol-pal system-associated acyl-CoA thioesterase; translated protein: MNSSNKPSIFEHPIRIYWEDTDAGGIVFYANYLKFFERARTEWLRALGFGQQVLRDESGGMFVVSETAVKYHSPARLDDTLIVTAELQHGGKASLTIAQRAYLRAEGQTDRLLAEGTIRLGWVDSHTLKPGRIPAPVLEALK
- the tolQ gene encoding protein TolQ, which produces MNQDMSIVSLLLEASFVVQLVVLTLLGISVSSWAAIVRKIMAIKRIKSLNEEFERVFWSGTSLNELFNAASQNAKLSGPMERIFASGMREYQKLRERRISDPGTLLDGARRAMRASFQREMDVAESQLAFLASVGSISPYVGLFGTVWGIMHAFTGLASLQQVTLAVVAPGIAEALVATAIGLFAAIPAVLGYNRFSHDVDRIAIKLETFIEEFSNILQRSLGSAGTSGSASGH
- a CDS encoding ExbD/TolR family protein, translating into MPAVSSRGRGRRTIAEINMVPFIDVMLVLLIIFMVTAPMITPSMVDLPSVGKAAKQPDQVVQVVIQKDERLELVSNGKTDSATLASVAPSVKRLVGDSENTAVVISADRTVKYETVVQVMDSLQRAGISRVGLSVQLAP
- the tolA gene encoding cell envelope integrity protein TolA, whose protein sequence is MGRAWAVAGAAHLVLFLALGLATAWKTQPQTLQAEAELWSAVPQAAAPRLQEPPPPPPEPEPEPEPRREPPAKPSKPAPEPAPDNSLRDAQIALEKKKQEELKKKEAAERQRKAQEKKKKEAEEKAAKDKAEKEKAAKEKALKEKAEQDKKEQDKKKAAEKAKADEKKRQQEQAQKAKQDKADEARAEALRQENLQRMQGMAGASGGPNATGTALKSSGPSASYAGRLVGRIKPNITYPGDVVGNPRAEVEVRVAPDGTITSRRIVQSSGNKAWDDAVLRAIDKTEILPKDTDGRVPPLIVLGFRPSD
- the dnaE gene encoding DNA polymerase III subunit alpha codes for the protein MFVHLRLHTEFSVVDATCRIDDVVKIAAKDAQPALAITDLSNLFGTVKFYKEGRGKGVKPIIGAEIHLEGLGGDVGVTSRVVLLVQNHTGYLNLCELLARAWTQNIVKGVAVVKLAWLKELSDGLILLSGAQAGPVGQAIVQGDTDKAADVALQLGSIFPHRFYLELQRAGRPEDEPQVAGAVALAARLGLPVVATHPVQFHSPEDYEAHEARVCVSEGEILANPRRVRRFTREQYFKSAAQMSALFADVPSAIANTLEIAKRCNLTLVLGKPQLPNFPIPPVAGVVMSVDEYFRHVSHEGLKERLVHLYPDAAKREAERQRYVDRLEFELNTILKMGFPGYFLIVGDFIQWAKNNGCPVGPGRGSGAGSLVAYALKITDLDPLQYNLLFERFLNPERVSMPDFDIDFCQTNRDRVIEYVKQKYGREAVSQIVTFGTMAARAAIRDVGRVLDMSYTFCDGISKLIPNKPGMSVTLQYPPATPKEGDKNNYAIAMEPILAERIEREEDVKTLIELAQKLEGMTRNVGMHAGGVLIAPGKLTDFCPLYQQPGSESAVSQYDKDDVEAAGLVKFDFLGLATLTILEIAREFIIKRHKGQENFAFENIPLDDAPTYKLFSDGKTEAVFQFESRGMQGMLRDARPSRLEDLIALNALYRPGPMDLIPSFVARKHGREPVEYPHPAVAQMLSETYGIMVYQEQVMQTAQILGGYSLGGADLLRRAMGKKKAEEMAEHREKFRAGALATHNIPQDKADEVFDLMEKFAGYGFNKSHAAAYSLLAYHTGWLKVHYTAEFFCANMTVEMDDTDKLKVLHEDALKFGIRFDPPDVNRGTHRFEPVTDKIIRYGLGAIKGTGQQAIDAIVAAREQGGPFTSLFDFAVRVDRTRINKRTVDALIKAGAFDSLHMNRAALSASIDRAFEFSAATTANVNQGGLFDMLGDDSHGSSTQEPELVEVMPWGIKERLLLEKTAVGFFLSGHLFDAVEREVRQFARRKIDDLIDSRESMVLAGIVSDLRIINGQRGKVAIFKLDDKSGMLEATADEALINSAKHLLKDDELIIVTAKMQADRFSGGFRLKIEQIMDLAAARCRFGKYLRVAVNGRAPDIARIVKEFPAQREQTEHGDLVRGLPVRLVLERSKDQLAARAELALGDTAKFFPTDAALASWMAQADQGLAQIVYD
- a CDS encoding DUF599 domain-containing protein, translating into MKIISMLPWADWLALFSFFALWVGYAWFARIRGKRDQSLIATTNQYRQKWMLQTTARDPRMLDGLITQNLSQTPAFFSSTSIIIIGGLFALLGTTNKAAELVGEIPFAQPTPLLVFELKILVLVGIFVYAFFRFSWSMRQYTFVALIIGGMPPPESFASGESDRQHYAQRAGNLVSAAAETFNDGLRAYYFSFAAMAWFFSPLALVLATALVVLILYGREFRSEVLQVLRD
- a CDS encoding flavodoxin family protein — its product is MAKTIVVYHSGYGHTQRVAQFVAQGANAQVIAIDADGNITDADWAALDAADAIIFGSPTYMGMASWQFKKFADATSKRWFTSAWKDKVAGGFTISASPSGDKLSTIQYFITLSQQQGMIWVGQPAMNDGTINRIGSNSGVMAQVGPTSPAEDIPQGDLDTAKAYGERVAAVAAKLRG